A region of the Lepisosteus oculatus isolate fLepOcu1 chromosome 26, fLepOcu1.hap2, whole genome shotgun sequence genome:
ACTGACTTCTTGAGGAGGTACTTGACGTCTTCCTTATAGGAAGTCTGCTCCACCCGTCCCTCTCCGGACATTTCAGAGGCTCCTCGGGAAGGGTTGGGAACCAGCAGGATGAGCAGGAGGAGACCCGCAATTCCAAGAATGGGAGTGAGCTGCAACACAGGCAACAGATCGTGTGTTATTAGCCTACAAACGCtgcaatttaaaataacaaCCCAGTAAAGAAAGAAATCACACAGCCCCGTATAGCAGGACCTATAAGTTAATATATCACTCTTTCACCAGACCTTCATTAATCCAGAAATACATATAACTTGGCTTTAAACAGAAACTAACTGACTGTGAAGTTCAAAATGCTTAAAGAACAATTTGCCTTTGCCATCAGGGTGCAACTATTCTCATGTTTGTATCATTTTTGCTAACCCCACCCtgtactctgttttttttttctaatttcacgaTCATGTTGTTAATCTGATTCTAGTTCCTGCTGATCACGCGACTGAGTGCCACCTCTCTAGTCTTGTCTAGTTTTTCTTCCTGGAAACTGTTGTTTTTCTAGTTCTGCTTTTTCTGCAGGCTGAAACCTTTCCCTTGATTCAGCCATGCATGTGGGTGAACAGGAGTGAGAAGATGCTCACTGTATTGCATTGTGAAGGTACATGcatttggaaaaatattttttaaaagaccagATTAATAATCAATCAAATGGCACAGAAGAAATCAGAAGGATTTGCAGTTCAGGCCTTTATATATTTGATGAATTAGTAGAATGTACTTGGATATTCCCCCCCATCCTCCAAAATCCCAAACATTGCTTCAAACCCCGTACAAGGGAATTGTGATAAAAATCGGGGAACCTGAGAAGCACAGTGGCACTTTGGTTAGCATCGCTGTCTAGCAGCAGTGGGGCTCTTGCTTCaaatcctggggtgctatctgcgtgacCTTTATGGTCTCCCCATATTCACatgtgtttcctccaggtgctccagtttgctctcacagtccaaagacataccggtaggttaattggaaTCTGGGAAAATTGGGTGTGAGCGTGTGAGTATCtgtgcctgtcagtgtgctctgtgatgggctggtgtcctgtccagggtgtatcccacatTGTGCCCGTTGCTCGGTGGGATAGCCTCCCACTGTCCCACGACCCTGTACTGGTTAAAGAGGATGGATGGCTTTGTAAAGGTTTGCCAGCTCTTACCCTGAGTGCCCAGTGCCAGTCCCCTGTGGCACTTGCAATACCCGATCCAATTATATATCCCAGGCCActatggaggaaaaaaaaaacagaagaatattTTGGTTGAATTAATTCGTAgtgaatgccatagactcaagaCTTAGCTGTATAAGTGGGTTTTACTTCCAGGTGTGTTTACATtactgacaaaaataaagtagaagattttcatattgacattttgtttctggacagtctTAGACCCCCCAGCCCAATTGAAAAGGGTGAGTGGTTTCCCCATAGTTAAATCTCTGATACTCAATGTCACTTCCTAAAAGCAAAAGGTAAGATTTTAATAAGGAGTTTTAATTGCCACACCAGGAAATTTGTCATTACTGTATGTGGCTCTTTTAACAACCCGTTACGATGCCTACACCTCCATTTCTGCAAAGATAAGGAGCACAATGTATCTCTGTTATTTACAAAAAGAGACCTCACCTTCCAACAGGAATGAAAATGTAGAAAAAGGAGATCACCCATGTCCTCTGGTTGCCAGAGAAGAGGTCCCCAATGATAGTAGGTGCAATGGTAGAGTAGCTGGCTTCTCCAGTTCCCACTAGGCCCCTTGTTACCACTAGCAACCAGAAGTACTGCAAAACAAAAGGGTTTTTGAGCTCAGCACACGACTGGAGAACACAGGTTGTCTGTGTTTGACACATAAAGAGCAGCGATATTCAGCCCTGGTCATGAAGAGTCACAGCCTAGCCACTTCCTAAAGATCTCAATAAATCTACAATGGCTAAAGTCCCATGTATACTCCCATATCTATCAAGTACTGTGGATCCTTACAAAACGAGGATTTTAGTTGCTAAAACAAACGTACAGGCAGATAAACAAATTCATGTGGATTTTGGAACTGCTGAAAAACTGGTCAGAGAAGCCCAGACTTCGATCTattcactttttatttaaaaaaaacaacacattaaaCAAGTTCAGAAATCATGTTATACAAATACCTGATGTATGAGTTTTCTGAAGGTATCTTATCACTGTACACATCGTGATTATGTTACGTATCATTGCACTTACTAATCTAGAAAAGCTTCATTTGGCTGAAAGTTATGAAACAGGAAATTTGAAGTAAATAATCTAGTCAAGTAGGTGATTAACGGATGAAGTAGAAAGAAAACTGGAAATAATGCTGTTCTTCTTATGGACTCTGATGGCGTGTCAGTTATGGTGTCTATCTGTATTCTGATAAATTACACACGTGTGAAGCAGTGATCTGTTCAATTAATAAATGGTGAACACTCTGACGTGAATTTGGGGGAGCTTGTCTCTTACCGACTTGGTGATGAAGGAGCTACACAGTGTTGTAGCGATCCACACACTCAGACCTGCGATCATGATCAGCTTCCTGTTGTAGCGGTCTCCGAGGTAACCGAATATGGGGGCCAACAGCATGAAACTACAGATGAACACTGCAAAACACAGTAAGACCAGCCGCACATGGAAGTCATTGCACACTGTGGAGTCACGATCTTCCAGGGCCTGTCAGGCTCAGTCTCCAAAGAGGCTGCAAGCTCACTTGTCTTTCGTTCCCCCCAAGCCCACTCTTAGATAAcagttcaaattattttcttaattttaaaagatgACATGAATATTTCCATCCaagttggattttgtttttaagctttTGTGTAAAAGATGCTCCTGTTATCTAAAAACATGGGAACGTTCTGTGGGTGAGGCCCTGAGAGTCCCTGCTTTAGATCCCTGATTTGCCACTGTAGTGAAGTGCCTGACGAATTTCTGACTCAGGGTGACATCCTATGGTTTGTTCAGCTTTACTAATCAAACATTTTTGAAAGTGGCAAGCTCAGCCTTCCCCAACCTCATTCGACGGTGGGGGAAATGTTTCTATCATTAGTAAACCCATTCATTAATCAGTCTTAAAGTACacctaaaagaaaataaaacatttcgtAGGATCCTCTATTTTACTGTAATACCTACTTTATTTAATCAAATACTGGCAGCGCAGTCCCAGGATGTTGATGCCTTTTAAAACCATGAACTCTTTCTGTTTCTAAGTTATAGAGACAGCTTTCGGAAGCTGTATGAAAAATGCATGAACTCAAACACACCTGTCTGCAGCAGACCAGATGTGCTGTCATTTATGTCGAAATACTGCTGGATGTTCAGTAGTACACCTGAAGgatgaatataaaaaatatatagttagAATGCTGTGCCTTGTTTTCATTATAGAGTTCCTTTACAGTCTTCGGGAGCGAAAGATATCAACCAAATGTGTGACAAGATATTTTGTGTTAAGTTAGCTCAGACAGGCAATGGCTACTGCCATGAATTCCAAGGTCTAACACCAATTAGGTGTTCTAGCTAAGAAACATGAATTATTTAATCATATAATTGTgtaatggttttattttcaaataaactgAATTAATATTGTTGACATTGTATAGAGTTTCTCCTGCATTCGTTATGATTGAATTCGGAGACGTGAAATCACTCGTGAAGCACATTCCAAAAACACATCCTACCTGCAATTGTGTAGCGATCCATGAAGTTCAGCAGGTTGATGTAGCACAGAACTGCAGCAGCTACATAGGATCGCCTGGGCGAGACCTTTGCATCTTCAGCCTTCGGATTTCCAAGGTCTGTGTGGCTCTCACTAAATGAACCATAGACATGAGCTGCTCCTGAGTGTAGTCGTGAAATTTCACTGTCCTGGCTGTCCTCTGTAACTTCCATCCCGGATTCCGATAGGTACTGTAACTCTTGACGTTGGAGATCCGTTTAATCGCCGTTCTGTCAAGGGAAATAGTACAATGTGTGCCCAAGATCTATCACTTTTTAAAGTCTTTGCGATAACCATTGTGTAAGAATCTTTTCAAACAGCTTTTCCTAGCTGTGGTTTGTGGTAAATAACTTAAGAAACAAAATACTGAAGCTAAAGGAGGTGTAGCAGTTAGCACAGCTGCCTTGCAGTTTTAACGTTCTAGATCTGATTCCAGACTAgaagtgtggagtttgcatgttctctccatgttcacaTGCATTATCTCCCATTTTTAGTTCCAAGACATTATCTCAGAGATCGACCGTGCCtttgagggggaaaaaaactgtccttaagcaaatatttaactattttctaaccatttatAAAGTAAATGGATAAAAAACCTGATTTAGATTCAGTGTTAGAAAAAGACAAAGTATTGATGCAGCGCAAAAGGTATTCAGATGTTTCCAAGATCATCTTTGGAAAAGCTTGCACAGATTAGAACCTTTGTCATATTTTCAATGTGAATGCCTCTGTTATATGCTGGGGGTCAGGCTTGCAGGTGAACTCGTGGACCATGACATTATCAGACAGGTAAGGCGTGAGAGGAGACCAGTGGCATTCAGATCCAAGAGTCTCATTAAACTTCGTATAAGAAGAAGCTACAAAATCAGCCCCCAGAAAATAGTTTTGCCGATTGGTTCCATACCCTCAAACCTCTTTGTGCAAAAAAAGTTGCCTTTGTTCTTTGTCCTTtgtctcatactgtacataatgcacAGTTTGTGTACTCTTCATTTTATGATTCTGAATAACTCTGCAGTTAAGGTCTTTGAAATTGGTCATAAAATCATGTTTGCAGAATGTGATTAAGCTGGGCATTCTTGCACCCCAGTCTGGATGGCACAGTCACAACCAAGTGAAGTGCATTTAGTCTTCAggcagacacatactgtacatacacaagTCTGTGATGAGAAATCTCATACTCCTGGAGGTTGCAAACAAGCAGAAAAGacataaaatgcaaataagCAAGATGCATGTTGAAAAATTATgcctgaacattttattttactttccaaGTACAAGTACAAAATACAAgtgttgtattattgtttttgagtgaaggggatttttttaaagccttGTATGACTGCTAATAATACCATTTCCTAAATTTAACTGTAGGTTTGCACAGTCATAGAAATGTTTTGCAGAACTGaagtaaaatgttttgcaaGCCTTTACTATGTTTCTCAAGATGTCTGCCGCAGTGCTGAATTAGATGAAGGGGTGTGGTTTCTGAATTAGTGTGCAAATTTGTAATTTACTTCACTACCGATACTTTAAAATTGTGTTAAAAATGCAGTTTCAGGCAGATGAACTAGAATTAAGTAGCATTACGTATCttgaagaaaaacagaattgcaaagatgtaatactgtttttaaaaaaatatataatataaatataaaataaatatacatataaaataaaaacccatTTACCGCTATTAATTAGCAGGAATCAGATGTAATTAGCAGAAACATTGCTATAATACTACAAATACTACAATGCTCTTGTCAAGCTAACAATGCAACACAATGACAACAAAGGATCTATTCTCACAAAACAGTCAACTCATGAAGAGTCCAACGTGAtgcttctgagcattgcagcaAGCCTGTTCCTCTACTCCAATCACGCTGCATGTCTTCGGCTTTGAATCAAGATTTCTTACTGGTTGCATGAGGGTTTGGTCTTCTGGTGAGCTCATTCTGTTTTGTTGGCTCCGGCAGACAATTTGTGGATAAAGGAGAAATCTTTCTCACTGCATTAATAAGCTGTACTTCACGATATTAAGCACGGCCCCTTCCCCCCTCTTTCCTTTCTGGGACGCCCTCAAACAGTTCCTCATTGCAAGATTGTGACATCACAGGCACTGTGCTCCAGCAGTCTCCTTCACTCTTTCAGCTATGTGTTTTACTTAAGACTTTCTCGTGAAACTGCAATGTCTAGTTTGACAGCCTTTTTGATAACCCTGGACtggttaatacagtatgtatataaaatatttcctcTTTGCCTGCAAAGCATTTTCAACAGCACAAGATATCAGTGGAATTTGCAGAATAAATGCATAAGTAACTAGTGTGCTGGGGTTACAGTGTGAAGTTACTGCACCTGGAATTGCAATATGACATCTTTAACACTGCTCATGGCCTTAATATAGTCTACGTAAAGTATTTGATAATATTAGGTTAGTACtgtgttacaaaaataaaaaaagtgctaTAGGGAATGTCAGTGGAACTGCTCCATCACATTATGCTAGGATTAGATTTGGTGAAAATAGTGCTGAAAAGTAATAGAGAATGCAATGAGAATAACAAACAGGGGtacagaatcccctgtaagcaGTCAGGAGATTACGTTGTGTTAGCTAAGTCCCTAACTATGCTTTGTCAAAATAAGGTTTTGGGTTGCCTGAGGAAAAAAGTGGAATTTTGtagataaaatgaaaacataatgcCCCACacaaacctggggagaacatgcagactccagaCAGACAGCACCCTGGGTCTGGAGTTGAAACCAGGCCCCCAGAGCTAAGAGGCAGCTaacgctaaccactgtgtcaccatgCTGCCCCTCTTTAAACCTGTCAGCCTGAAGTTCTTATCCCTTCCTAACATGAAGTGAGTTTCAACATTTTATCATATTTCATCCCTAAATCACCTTCTGTGGAACATTGTTATCAAAACTTATTCCAAGGAACAGAAGTGTTCACAATCAATAAACTTTTATAATCACACTCATCCCGGGAGATGGGAGTATAATTGTGACTCATTAAATTTATAGAAGTCTTTGCATTTACTAGCCAGAGTGAAGTATTTAAGAGCAGCCTAAAGAAAAGAAGATTTGGCTGTATGACTGTCTAAATCTCAGCCTctgtgaattttgtttttgatcactgaattaacattttaaaacaaatacataatgCACAATcaagaacaataaaaacaaagataCTCTTCTCTCACAGTAAATAGGTCAGATTTAATGTTCTGAATCGCAGCTTGGTTTGACTCACTTTTATAACTATATGTTTTCTAATCAATCTACTCATTTAATCTCAAAAAGATACGTCTGATAATACTCCCCTCTCTTGAGAATTGATTCATAGGAAGCTAGAGGGAGATTTTTATCAGTGTTCAGCTTGGCCTCACGACCATACTCAGGGCAAGTAACCAAATACAGTCCCATGTTGTTCATTTGAAAACTACTTAATAAGCTAATGAGTTAGTTAACtaatttttgaaatatttagtAAAGTGATCAATAGATCTAGTATGGGTAAAGGCTATGATTTTGTGAGGGTTTCTACAGGACAACTGCATTCAGATCCAGAGAACAgttttaaacattattatataattattctaATTCTTCTTACGTTTGTATTACGTTGTTACACGCCATGTCATTTGCCTTCTGTATCAAAATCACTAGACTAGTTTTGGCAGTTTTATGATGCAAAGGCAATTATGTATTTTAGAACACACGAGTGATGTAATacgatgctgttttttttttaaattaaaaacggaTCTTGGAAGCGCGCAGGATCTCAAGTGGAAAATTCAGGAACCCCCAAATCGTAATCTAGTAGTTTGCAGTGTAAAACGGGAGTagaatttcaattaaaatacttaaatagGTTTTGAGGGCTTCAAATACTGGCAAGAGCACTTTAAATGCTGCTCCGTATTAGCCATCTATCACCATCTAGTGGAGCAAGTGTAACTCGCTGAGGCACCACCGTGTTGAGACGCAGATGGTGGTTAGCTCTGTCGTGGGTCCTCACAGGGTCCTGCAAACGTCTTGGGTTGTGTGCATTTTGCGAGTTCTCCAGTGTTTGCCTGGGTTTTCCCCGGACACTCCGGTATCCTCATACGCCTTGCGTGCATGCGAGGTTTGATCGACTCCTCCACCTTTCAGGGGGTCCTGAATTGTTCCCGGTACCGTACGACTACACACTTGAGACATTTGAGGTTCTAACTGTGATTGTCCAATTTCCATTGATGCAGTACCAAATAAACTTACTTCCTTTTATTGTCCCAGACGTGATATTTGCATTACAGGCACGTAAAAGACACATCACAATACACTGCACATTTAACACAGGATGAAACCATTATCAGATGAGAGATCAGAGAAATGTGtgatcagaaagaaaaaaaaatcaaataaaatgcaCAGTCACTTGTCGAAATTAAGATGGTTAATAGCTGTGGGAATAAAAGATATCTTAGTTCTAGAGCATTTGAATCCGGGTAGTCTAACACTAATTCTCAATCGAAGCTGAGATGGAAGGAGGTCAGATTCACTGTGCAAGCGGTGGCGATGGCAGTCAGTGTTAGGATGAACGTTAGGACACATTCAGTAAAAGTTCTCTAGAATAAGGTAATTGCTGTAGTACGCACATTAACAGAGTGGGGTTTTCTCAGGGAGAAAAATCGCTGTTCTAACATATGGCATCTATCACCATCTAGTGGAGAAAGTATAACTCGCAGAGTAACACCAAAAGTCATTGTCGTGGTACACACAACGTCTTGATTACAAGACTGGCTTGTAATCAACAATAGTGTCAAGATACCTGTAACTGCTGACAATGCATTATTAATAAAAGGTATTAGTATTACAATAATTTAAACTGGTTTGGCGTtctattttcataaaataatgCTGCTACTGCAGTTGCTATTAATAAGATACCGTTATTGCTGTGGCTGCCTGATAGAGGTTACTTAGTAGTCAATTTACAGTTTGCATTTCTAGATTCCagtataaatggaaaaaaaaatgcattttaattgtgTTAAGGGGTGCACTTCATTTCATAAATCCCTGCTAAGCagcagtttgtgtgttctcgGAAGAGATTCCAAAAGGATTCAGAAAACCTTCCTCAATTTCAAAAACACCGTTCTAGTTTGCAGAATCTTTTGTTACGGTTGTGAATCACATAGGAGCCTGATCTCTAGTCCTGACTACATTTCCCAGTGTCCCCTTGTCTCTGCCTGCGCAAGGTGCTCAGACCTTCTCAAGATGGCGACCTGGGTCAGCCTCTACGTTCTGACAGGCGGCGCGTCACAGtcaagctattttttttaacagtggcTCTTGGGTATTTCTGCGCATGCGCGGATTGGGCCAGAGTGCAGAGCGAAACTCCAAAGATAGGGAGAGACTCTGCGTCTCGTTATTTATTTAACACGTCTCTTTCAATTGATACGCA
Encoded here:
- the spns3 gene encoding protein spinster homolog 3, with translation MEVTEDSQDSEISRLHSGAAHVYGSFSESHTDLGNPKAEDAKVSPRRSYVAAAVLCYINLLNFMDRYTIAGVLLNIQQYFDINDSTSGLLQTVFICSFMLLAPIFGYLGDRYNRKLIMIAGLSVWIATTLCSSFITKSYFWLLVVTRGLVGTGEASYSTIAPTIIGDLFSGNQRTWVISFFYIFIPVGSGLGYIIGSGIASATGDWHWALRLTPILGIAGLLLLILLVPNPSRGASEMSGEGRVEQTSYKEDVKYLLKNRSFVWSSLGCTAMAFVTGALAFWTPVFLSRAQVVQKVRQPCNQEPCDTTDSYIFGAVTIVTGVVGVFIGTSIARRLRDSIPHADPLICAVGMLGSSPCFFLAIVLAHRSIPATYVFIVFGETLLSLNWAILADILLYVVIPTRRATAEALQIMVCHLLGDAGSPYLIGIVSDALSSKKPNSYYWIFRSLEYSFLLCPFVGVLGGFFFLMTALYVTEDRKTAQLLTSGEVQSSM